One segment of Triticum aestivum cultivar Chinese Spring chromosome 2A, IWGSC CS RefSeq v2.1, whole genome shotgun sequence DNA contains the following:
- the LOC123186967 gene encoding probable pectate lyase 8 isoform X2, producing MAEQAGARRTWAALAALGAVSLLLLLLLVALSGGGSTGVAGLSGGSRLRGERADDHADGAAAVAVEDPEAVVSQVHMSIRNSTARRNLGYLSCGTGNPIDDCWRCDSDWHNNRQRLADCGIGFGRNAIGGRDGKIYVVTDAGDDDPVNPKKGTLRYAVIQDEPLWIIFKRDMVITLSQELIMNSFKTIDGRGANVHIANGACITIQYVTNVIIHGLHIHDCRPTGNAMVRSSPSHYGWRTMADGDAVSIFGASHVWVDHCSLSNCADGLVDAIMGSTAITVSNNYFTHHNEVMLLGHSDSYLKDKAMQVTIAFNHFGEGLIQRMPRCRHGYFHVVNNDYTHWEMYAIGGSAEPTINSQGNRYLAPTNPFAKEVTKRVETAQTTWKAWNWRSEGDMLLNGAFFTPSGAGASASYSRASSLGAKSSSMVATITSGAGALSCHKGSSC from the exons ATGGCGGAGCAAGCGGGTGCCAGGAGGACGTGGGCCGCGCTGGCGGCGCTCGGGGCCGTctccctgctcctcctcctcctcctcgtcgccctctCCGGCGGCGGCAGCACCGGCGTCGCGGGGCTCTCCGGCGGCAGCAGGCTCCG GGGCGAACGTGCCGACGATCACGCCGACGGTgccgcggcggtggcggtggaggacCCGGAAGCGGTGGTCTCGCAAGTGCACAT GTCGATCAGGAACAGCACCGCCCGGAGGAACCTGGGGTACCTGTCGTGCGGCACCGGGAACCCCATCGACGACTGCTGGCGCTGCGACTCCGACTGGCACAACAACCGGCAGCGCCTCGCCGACTGCGGCATCGGCTTCGGCCGCAACGCCATCGGCGGCCGCGACGGCAAGATCTACGTGGTCACCGACGCGGGCGACGACGACCCCGTGAACCCCAAGAAGGGCACGCTGCGCTACGCCGTCATCCAGGACGAGCCGCTGTGGATCATCTTCAAGCGCGACATGGTCATCACTCTCTCCCAGGAGCTCATCATGAACAGCTTCAAGACCATCGACGGCCGCGGCGCCAACGTGCACATCGCCAACGGCGCCTGCATCACCATCCAGTACGTCACCAACGTCATCATCCACGGCCTCCACATCCACGACTGCCGCCCCACCGGCAACGCCATGGTGCGCAGCTCGCCCAGCCACTACGGGTGGCGCACCATGGCCGACGGCGACGCCGTCTCCATCTTCGGCGCCAGCCACGTCTGGGTCGACCACTGCTCCCTCTCCAACTGCGCCGACGGCCTCGTCGACGCCATCATGGGCTCCACCGCCATCACTGTGTCCAACAACTACTTCACCCACCACAATGAG GTGATGCTGCTGGGTCACAGTGACTCCTACCTCAAGGACAAGGCAATGCAGGTCACCATAGCTTTCAACCATTTCGGGGAAGGGCTCATCCAGAGGATGCCAAG GTGCAGGCATGGTTACTTCCATGTGGTGAACAATGACTACACCCACTGGGAGATGTACGCCATCGGAGGGAGCGCCGAGCCGACCATCAACAGCCAGGGGAACCGCTACCTCGCCCCAACCAACCCTTTTGCCAAAGAG GTGACAAAGAGAGTCGAGACCGCTCAGACCACCTGGAAGGCCTGGAACTGGAGATCAGAGGGTGATATGCTGCTGAACGGCGCCTTCTTCACCCCATCGGGGGCAGGCGCCTCAGCCAGCTACTCGCGCGCTTCCAGCCTCGGTGCCAAGTCCTCATCCATGGTCGCCACCATCACCTCTGGGGCGGGCGCCCTGTCGTGCCACAAGGGCTCTTCCTGCTAG
- the LOC123186967 gene encoding probable pectate lyase 8 isoform X1 produces MAEQAGARRTWAALAALGAVSLLLLLLLVALSGGGSTGVAGLSGGSRLRSASTAKVVTAAASGARRWLRDSTSRLAATTTATAARGERADDHADGAAAVAVEDPEAVVSQVHMSIRNSTARRNLGYLSCGTGNPIDDCWRCDSDWHNNRQRLADCGIGFGRNAIGGRDGKIYVVTDAGDDDPVNPKKGTLRYAVIQDEPLWIIFKRDMVITLSQELIMNSFKTIDGRGANVHIANGACITIQYVTNVIIHGLHIHDCRPTGNAMVRSSPSHYGWRTMADGDAVSIFGASHVWVDHCSLSNCADGLVDAIMGSTAITVSNNYFTHHNEVMLLGHSDSYLKDKAMQVTIAFNHFGEGLIQRMPRCRHGYFHVVNNDYTHWEMYAIGGSAEPTINSQGNRYLAPTNPFAKEVTKRVETAQTTWKAWNWRSEGDMLLNGAFFTPSGAGASASYSRASSLGAKSSSMVATITSGAGALSCHKGSSC; encoded by the exons ATGGCGGAGCAAGCGGGTGCCAGGAGGACGTGGGCCGCGCTGGCGGCGCTCGGGGCCGTctccctgctcctcctcctcctcctcgtcgccctctCCGGCGGCGGCAGCACCGGCGTCGCGGGGCTCTCCGGCGGCAGCAGGCTCCG CTCCGCGTCGACGGCCAAGGTGGTGaccgcggcggcgagcggcgccagGCGGTGGCTGCGGGACTCCACGTCACGGCTTGCGGCCACGACTACAGCGACGGCGGCGAG GGGCGAACGTGCCGACGATCACGCCGACGGTgccgcggcggtggcggtggaggacCCGGAAGCGGTGGTCTCGCAAGTGCACAT GTCGATCAGGAACAGCACCGCCCGGAGGAACCTGGGGTACCTGTCGTGCGGCACCGGGAACCCCATCGACGACTGCTGGCGCTGCGACTCCGACTGGCACAACAACCGGCAGCGCCTCGCCGACTGCGGCATCGGCTTCGGCCGCAACGCCATCGGCGGCCGCGACGGCAAGATCTACGTGGTCACCGACGCGGGCGACGACGACCCCGTGAACCCCAAGAAGGGCACGCTGCGCTACGCCGTCATCCAGGACGAGCCGCTGTGGATCATCTTCAAGCGCGACATGGTCATCACTCTCTCCCAGGAGCTCATCATGAACAGCTTCAAGACCATCGACGGCCGCGGCGCCAACGTGCACATCGCCAACGGCGCCTGCATCACCATCCAGTACGTCACCAACGTCATCATCCACGGCCTCCACATCCACGACTGCCGCCCCACCGGCAACGCCATGGTGCGCAGCTCGCCCAGCCACTACGGGTGGCGCACCATGGCCGACGGCGACGCCGTCTCCATCTTCGGCGCCAGCCACGTCTGGGTCGACCACTGCTCCCTCTCCAACTGCGCCGACGGCCTCGTCGACGCCATCATGGGCTCCACCGCCATCACTGTGTCCAACAACTACTTCACCCACCACAATGAG GTGATGCTGCTGGGTCACAGTGACTCCTACCTCAAGGACAAGGCAATGCAGGTCACCATAGCTTTCAACCATTTCGGGGAAGGGCTCATCCAGAGGATGCCAAG GTGCAGGCATGGTTACTTCCATGTGGTGAACAATGACTACACCCACTGGGAGATGTACGCCATCGGAGGGAGCGCCGAGCCGACCATCAACAGCCAGGGGAACCGCTACCTCGCCCCAACCAACCCTTTTGCCAAAGAG GTGACAAAGAGAGTCGAGACCGCTCAGACCACCTGGAAGGCCTGGAACTGGAGATCAGAGGGTGATATGCTGCTGAACGGCGCCTTCTTCACCCCATCGGGGGCAGGCGCCTCAGCCAGCTACTCGCGCGCTTCCAGCCTCGGTGCCAAGTCCTCATCCATGGTCGCCACCATCACCTCTGGGGCGGGCGCCCTGTCGTGCCACAAGGGCTCTTCCTGCTAG